From Zavarzinella sp., one genomic window encodes:
- a CDS encoding amino acid adenylation domain-containing protein produces MELREEGTRQSHLSAEVNAQKAAPPVVVQVDQFDVHTHIAQLWGEILFVDDIQPDDDFFELGGDSVSAVQILSRINTEFKVKFEEAELFQVRTVRGLCELLEQRVTHLAVEDESEQTKPRTDFPLTSAQKRLWFLDRMIDSPQVYNVGRMIHLTGKLQPELLAAAFLDVVKRHAIFRTRIDSTGNEPVQIVEAELTTLVEVVDLTELPYMERKPTVLKQCLKCDQMPFNLAVAPLWRAKIYVTHSTECYFWINLHHMITDGWALGRLIAEVEQCYLARLKGDSLELPPPEMQFGDYAMLEAGWANSAKWHDSIDFWKQTLTPFPASLDFPFAHSRPKQQTFRGKLISFDFPRKLLGHVDRICRTHGVTRFMVGLAAFQALVHRYTGQNDVTIGSPVLNRSSQQLEAVQGMFVNTLVLRSQISSDINFLQLLQHVGDVRSGALNHQEVPLEKLIEVLSPPRDTSRQPLFQVAFYYQNVPMIPQQFAGLQSEQVITHNGTSMFDLRFVLEDGKHGTVWGWLEYNTDLFDEAHMQAMVGHYFTLLAHACDAPETPIGNLRLLNEKEHQQIVYDWNNTSADYPATDHLLSAFTRKVDLQPTHMAVEASDRTCSYQQLEEESNQVAHWLHQNGVQHGDLVAVLLPRSSHAVVAILGILKCGAGYVPIDPSYPSDRIEYMLHDSGAVKLITNQELRQLLNTEQVDDRLLCLEDHSAAIHTQPHHRLAVAINPDDRAYVIYTSGSTGKPKGVVLRHRAAVNTIDWVNQQFAVFPTDRLMCVASFSFDLSVYDLFGGLGAGATLRICSEQEMKDPIQLAAILRSERISIWNSAPASLLQLVPFFPQKQVADLRLVLLSGDWIPVTLPGQITNAFPNAKVISLGGATEAAIWSNYYPIENVDPKWTSIPYGWPIRNAHYHVLDAHLQPTPVGVPGELHIGGVCLADGYHQREELTASRFIPDPFRAEGKLYKTGDQARYWPDGTIEFLGRIDHQVKVRGFRVELGEIEAALRSFPGVREAVVQAFRDADKTVTLAAFLQLSHEIVESNLQDFLRKALPEYMVPARFAYLEQFPVTSNGKLDRSALKLPELKITQASELEPPTDEIEQMIAEVFTDVLQLANVHRQANFFDVGGHSLKAAQLVGKLNQRSGIDIPFAVLFDHATVAGLANYVRQHSTQPQNTHLHQQHPELKDRGPASPIQEHFWLIDKGLTNRTIYNVVDVYTLRGPLDRQRFAEAWQAVVDATEMLRASFRINDNIVIQEYSSELIRPLRYVDATGNPRLYEETLTQLQHRTFALDQAGPWDAVLVHEGNNQHRFIWAGHHILVDEASRELLMEALQRTYASPTSAEKGQSFRYLDYSSNARSELEPARHREQIETWQTLIQERPGKTILPYQHTTVSRINDDGARYVREFPATLANQVALLARRHQVTPYHVYMAAFGATIAQLTRNDTVVIGTAMSQRHTHLLKQLFGCLVDMQGVIIPTAPCTVGELLTKTRQQVTREIQAATVPFQWLLNQIPGAPGVQDLFDAVFVLQENALSGQLSEQVHWSFDGSYAPGAKFDLMCGLEHHQNAWTLHVEYRTTLYPEDTAVLVAETFLERLQFFCDRETAFWNEPSESSPQKSIEKTAFRPLLPYQNVAELITACCEKYPTSVAFRDTAHSITFQQWELASHQLAGWLQSQQVRPNVPVVVCLERSCQIATAIFAVIKSGGGYVPLDPAHPEERLAEMIQQVAPPVILTSRTVADKLPTGYQVVCLEELLPTLMQQERTSLSNQATLDDLFAIIFTSGSTGKPKGVALKQRGVINLFCGGDHLPVIDASDVAFAASTYSFDIHILDYWWPATVGATTYIGSKDASINGALLIQELETAQATVMSVTPATWRILLLAGWQGRSQMKAISGGEPITADLAEMMIDRVAEFWNIYGPTETTVFSTSHHVVNRNEAPPVGKPVPNTQILIVDDELQPVAPGMTGEIIIAGDGVAQGYWNQPELTASVFLNLPQVSTGQGYRTGDIGFWNADGTLVCQGRKDHQVKIRGFRIELGEIETVMSSHPNIKMAVVVTNQDGAGLTRLVGYVQLHDATAWSSTELKTLLRSKLPDYMVPALLLPIEKFPLSPNGKVDRKYLRELPVEEPTNNNEYIPPENDAERALQPIWEEVFGIRPLSVTANFHDLGGHSLMAATLIARIESRLGHQVPLETLFAAPTIRTMSEAIRKTLELGSGAVVPLNANGKYPPLFMIAGAGGHVFTFHHFSRLMGEQFPVFGMKAIGIDGKEEPLSSIPAVAERYCQEILQHRPSGPIVLSGYSVGGRIAFETALQLRQKGIDVPAVIIYDAFAPGFPKRGSLTQRLYRHFKYFVFGSWQQKKAYLKKFIGKNTTPTGVEDQPGDLEGLFGERVKLVWERLVQANNAYYPAQQFDGEVIVIRSAVHPGWEFADISDRYFGWGQLTTGPLRALDVAGTHTEVFMEQNLPLLTQYHRETLRMIHNRNEKELEVSPVVPSPVDQVSVN; encoded by the coding sequence ATGGAACTGCGTGAAGAAGGCACCCGTCAGAGCCATCTGTCCGCTGAAGTGAATGCACAGAAAGCAGCCCCACCTGTCGTGGTGCAGGTCGATCAATTCGATGTGCACACCCACATTGCGCAGTTGTGGGGCGAAATCCTCTTTGTGGACGACATCCAACCCGATGACGACTTCTTTGAACTCGGTGGTGATTCCGTCAGTGCGGTGCAGATTCTGTCCCGAATCAACACAGAATTCAAAGTCAAATTCGAAGAAGCGGAACTTTTTCAGGTTCGCACCGTGCGTGGCCTGTGCGAACTGCTCGAACAACGTGTCACCCACCTGGCCGTTGAAGATGAAAGTGAACAGACCAAGCCCCGAACCGATTTCCCGTTGACGAGTGCCCAGAAACGCCTCTGGTTTCTGGATCGCATGATTGATTCCCCACAGGTCTATAATGTGGGGCGAATGATCCACCTGACGGGGAAATTACAACCGGAATTACTGGCCGCAGCATTCCTGGATGTGGTGAAACGCCATGCGATTTTCCGCACCCGCATTGACAGCACGGGCAACGAACCAGTTCAGATCGTCGAAGCAGAACTGACGACACTGGTTGAAGTGGTAGACTTGACCGAACTGCCGTACATGGAACGCAAACCTACTGTGCTGAAACAGTGCCTGAAGTGCGACCAAATGCCGTTCAACCTGGCAGTTGCCCCACTCTGGCGGGCAAAAATCTATGTAACGCACAGCACCGAGTGCTATTTCTGGATCAATCTCCACCACATGATTACCGATGGCTGGGCACTTGGTCGGCTGATTGCGGAAGTTGAACAGTGTTATCTGGCACGTTTGAAAGGGGATTCGCTGGAACTACCCCCGCCGGAGATGCAGTTTGGCGACTACGCGATGCTGGAAGCGGGCTGGGCGAATTCCGCAAAATGGCACGACAGCATCGACTTTTGGAAGCAAACATTAACGCCATTTCCAGCATCTCTGGATTTTCCGTTTGCCCACAGCCGACCGAAACAACAAACATTCCGCGGTAAGCTGATCTCATTCGATTTCCCACGCAAACTGTTAGGCCATGTGGACCGAATCTGCCGCACACATGGTGTCACGCGATTTATGGTGGGCCTGGCGGCATTTCAGGCACTCGTCCACCGTTATACCGGGCAAAACGATGTCACCATCGGATCACCAGTACTCAACCGCAGCAGCCAGCAACTGGAAGCGGTCCAGGGGATGTTTGTCAATACCCTGGTGCTTCGAAGCCAGATCAGTTCTGATATCAATTTCCTGCAACTGCTACAGCACGTGGGGGACGTGCGCTCCGGTGCGCTCAACCATCAGGAAGTGCCGCTGGAAAAACTGATTGAGGTGCTGTCTCCCCCACGTGATACGAGCAGACAACCACTGTTCCAGGTGGCGTTCTACTACCAGAACGTGCCGATGATTCCGCAGCAATTTGCGGGGCTGCAAAGTGAGCAGGTCATTACCCACAACGGCACCTCGATGTTCGATCTGCGGTTTGTGCTGGAAGATGGTAAACATGGCACCGTGTGGGGTTGGCTGGAATATAACACTGACCTGTTTGATGAAGCCCACATGCAGGCGATGGTGGGCCACTATTTCACCCTTCTGGCACATGCCTGCGACGCACCGGAGACGCCGATTGGCAACCTGCGGTTACTGAACGAAAAAGAACACCAGCAGATTGTCTACGACTGGAACAATACCAGCGCGGATTATCCTGCAACGGATCATCTGTTGAGCGCATTTACTCGCAAGGTCGATCTGCAGCCAACCCACATGGCAGTGGAGGCGAGCGATCGAACGTGTTCTTACCAGCAATTGGAAGAGGAATCGAATCAGGTAGCCCACTGGTTGCATCAGAATGGTGTCCAACATGGTGACCTGGTTGCGGTGCTGTTACCACGCAGTTCTCACGCAGTAGTTGCAATTCTTGGGATTCTGAAGTGTGGTGCAGGGTATGTACCAATCGATCCGAGCTATCCCAGCGATCGCATCGAGTATATGCTGCATGATTCTGGTGCGGTCAAACTGATTACGAATCAAGAACTGCGACAGCTTCTGAACACAGAACAGGTTGATGATCGCCTGCTCTGTCTGGAGGATCATTCCGCGGCAATTCACACCCAACCGCACCATCGCCTGGCAGTGGCGATCAACCCCGATGATCGGGCCTATGTGATCTACACTTCCGGTTCCACAGGCAAGCCCAAAGGGGTGGTGCTGAGACATCGGGCCGCTGTGAATACGATTGATTGGGTCAATCAACAGTTTGCTGTATTCCCCACCGATCGACTGATGTGTGTGGCGTCGTTCAGCTTCGATCTTTCGGTCTATGATCTGTTTGGTGGACTGGGTGCGGGAGCTACCTTACGCATCTGTTCCGAGCAGGAAATGAAAGATCCTATTCAACTGGCAGCCATTCTGCGAAGTGAAAGGATCAGTATCTGGAATTCAGCGCCAGCTTCGTTGTTACAACTGGTGCCATTCTTCCCACAGAAGCAGGTGGCCGATCTGCGACTGGTGCTTCTCAGCGGGGACTGGATTCCAGTCACCTTACCGGGCCAGATTACCAATGCCTTTCCAAATGCCAAAGTAATCAGTCTGGGTGGGGCGACGGAAGCAGCTATCTGGTCGAATTATTATCCGATTGAAAATGTGGATCCGAAATGGACCAGCATTCCATATGGCTGGCCGATTCGTAATGCCCACTACCATGTGCTGGATGCCCACCTGCAGCCCACACCAGTGGGTGTGCCGGGTGAACTGCATATCGGTGGGGTCTGTCTGGCCGATGGTTACCACCAACGCGAAGAATTGACCGCCAGTCGATTCATTCCCGATCCATTCCGTGCAGAAGGCAAACTTTACAAAACTGGCGACCAGGCACGCTACTGGCCGGATGGCACCATTGAGTTTCTGGGTCGGATCGACCACCAGGTCAAGGTGCGTGGTTTCCGCGTGGAACTGGGAGAAATTGAAGCCGCACTGCGTTCCTTCCCTGGGGTGCGTGAAGCAGTGGTCCAGGCATTTCGCGATGCGGACAAAACGGTCACCCTGGCTGCTTTTCTGCAATTGTCGCACGAAATCGTTGAATCCAATCTGCAGGATTTTCTCCGAAAGGCACTGCCTGAATATATGGTGCCCGCACGATTTGCTTACCTGGAACAGTTCCCGGTGACCTCCAATGGCAAGCTGGATCGCAGTGCTTTGAAGTTGCCGGAATTGAAAATTACTCAAGCATCGGAACTGGAACCACCTACCGATGAAATTGAGCAGATGATTGCCGAAGTGTTTACCGATGTGCTTCAACTGGCAAATGTCCACCGTCAGGCCAATTTCTTCGATGTGGGTGGTCATTCGCTGAAAGCAGCCCAACTGGTTGGCAAATTAAATCAGCGATCTGGTATCGATATTCCATTCGCGGTGCTTTTCGATCATGCAACCGTGGCTGGTTTAGCAAACTATGTTCGGCAACATTCCACCCAGCCGCAGAACACCCACCTGCATCAACAACATCCCGAGTTGAAAGACCGTGGGCCTGCATCGCCTATCCAGGAGCATTTCTGGCTGATCGATAAGGGCTTAACCAACCGCACCATCTACAACGTGGTGGATGTGTATACGCTGCGAGGCCCACTCGATCGACAGCGATTTGCCGAAGCCTGGCAGGCGGTGGTAGATGCAACGGAGATGCTGCGGGCATCGTTCAGAATCAATGATAATATTGTGATTCAGGAATATTCTTCGGAATTGATACGCCCACTGCGTTATGTGGATGCAACTGGGAACCCACGCCTCTATGAGGAAACTCTCACACAGTTACAACACCGCACCTTTGCCCTGGATCAGGCGGGTCCCTGGGATGCTGTGTTGGTGCACGAAGGGAACAACCAGCACCGCTTCATCTGGGCTGGCCACCACATTCTGGTGGATGAGGCATCGCGTGAATTGCTTATGGAAGCATTGCAGCGTACCTATGCAAGCCCCACTTCTGCTGAAAAAGGGCAATCGTTCCGTTATCTGGATTATTCGTCGAATGCTCGATCGGAATTGGAACCTGCCCGCCATCGTGAACAGATCGAGACATGGCAGACTCTGATTCAGGAACGCCCCGGCAAAACGATTCTGCCCTATCAGCACACCACTGTATCACGCATTAATGATGATGGTGCCAGGTACGTGCGGGAGTTCCCAGCCACGCTGGCAAATCAGGTAGCCCTGTTGGCACGTCGCCATCAGGTGACACCTTACCACGTTTACATGGCGGCATTTGGTGCCACGATCGCGCAGTTAACCAGAAATGATACAGTGGTGATCGGCACGGCGATGTCCCAGCGCCATACACATCTGTTGAAGCAATTATTTGGCTGTCTGGTGGATATGCAGGGTGTAATCATCCCCACCGCACCGTGCACTGTTGGAGAATTGCTGACAAAAACACGCCAGCAGGTAACCCGAGAAATCCAGGCAGCCACAGTGCCATTCCAATGGCTGCTGAATCAGATTCCGGGTGCACCTGGTGTGCAGGATCTGTTCGATGCGGTGTTTGTGTTGCAGGAAAACGCACTGTCGGGCCAACTGTCCGAGCAAGTTCATTGGTCCTTCGATGGCTCCTACGCACCTGGGGCTAAATTCGATCTGATGTGTGGTCTGGAACACCATCAGAATGCCTGGACCCTGCATGTTGAATATCGCACCACACTATATCCGGAAGATACGGCAGTGCTGGTGGCAGAAACCTTCCTGGAACGACTGCAATTTTTCTGCGACCGGGAAACAGCGTTCTGGAATGAACCAAGCGAATCCAGCCCACAGAAAAGCATTGAGAAAACAGCGTTTCGCCCACTGTTGCCGTATCAGAATGTGGCAGAATTGATTACCGCCTGCTGTGAAAAATACCCCACCTCAGTGGCATTTCGAGACACCGCCCATTCCATCACTTTCCAGCAGTGGGAACTGGCTTCCCACCAATTGGCTGGCTGGCTGCAATCGCAACAGGTGCGGCCAAATGTACCAGTAGTGGTCTGCCTGGAACGGTCCTGCCAGATCGCAACGGCAATATTTGCCGTCATAAAGTCGGGTGGGGGTTATGTACCGCTCGATCCAGCCCATCCGGAAGAACGACTGGCCGAAATGATTCAGCAGGTCGCCCCACCAGTCATCCTGACGAGCCGCACTGTCGCCGACAAGTTACCTACAGGGTATCAGGTGGTGTGTCTGGAAGAACTGTTGCCCACTCTGATGCAACAGGAACGCACCTCACTGAGCAATCAGGCCACACTGGATGATCTGTTTGCGATTATCTTTACATCTGGCTCGACTGGCAAACCGAAGGGTGTCGCGTTGAAGCAGCGTGGGGTGATCAATCTTTTCTGCGGTGGAGATCACCTGCCGGTGATCGATGCTTCAGATGTTGCCTTTGCAGCCAGCACCTACTCGTTTGATATCCATATTCTGGATTATTGGTGGCCTGCAACTGTTGGTGCAACCACTTACATTGGCAGCAAGGATGCCTCGATCAATGGTGCACTGCTGATCCAGGAACTGGAAACTGCCCAGGCAACAGTGATGTCAGTCACGCCTGCAACCTGGCGGATTCTGCTACTGGCAGGCTGGCAGGGCAGATCGCAGATGAAGGCAATTTCCGGTGGGGAACCGATTACCGCCGACCTTGCAGAAATGATGATTGATCGCGTGGCCGAATTCTGGAATATATACGGCCCCACGGAAACAACGGTGTTCTCTACTTCTCATCATGTGGTCAATCGCAATGAAGCACCACCGGTAGGGAAACCAGTGCCCAATACCCAGATTCTGATTGTGGACGATGAATTACAACCGGTGGCACCTGGGATGACTGGCGAAATTATTATCGCTGGTGATGGTGTTGCCCAGGGTTATTGGAATCAACCGGAACTGACGGCATCTGTATTTCTGAATCTTCCCCAGGTATCTACTGGTCAGGGTTATCGCACAGGGGACATTGGCTTCTGGAATGCCGATGGCACTTTGGTCTGTCAGGGAAGAAAAGATCATCAGGTCAAAATTCGCGGCTTTCGAATTGAGCTAGGCGAAATTGAAACAGTGATGTCCAGTCATCCGAATATCAAAATGGCTGTGGTGGTGACGAATCAGGATGGTGCCGGACTGACGCGACTGGTAGGTTATGTTCAGCTTCATGATGCCACAGCCTGGTCCAGTACGGAACTGAAAACATTGCTGCGAAGCAAACTGCCGGACTACATGGTACCCGCACTATTGCTGCCGATCGAGAAATTCCCACTGTCACCCAATGGGAAGGTCGATCGGAAATATCTGCGGGAATTACCGGTAGAAGAGCCAACCAACAATAATGAATATATCCCGCCTGAAAATGATGCAGAACGGGCCTTACAGCCAATCTGGGAAGAAGTCTTTGGTATCCGCCCACTGAGTGTGACTGCGAATTTCCATGATCTGGGTGGGCACTCTCTGATGGCAGCTACCCTGATTGCCCGTATTGAATCCCGCCTGGGCCATCAGGTGCCACTGGAAACGTTGTTTGCAGCACCGACGATTCGCACCATGTCCGAGGCGATTCGCAAAACACTGGAACTGGGCAGCGGTGCGGTGGTTCCCTTGAATGCCAACGGGAAATATCCTCCACTGTTTATGATTGCGGGTGCGGGCGGCCACGTGTTTACATTCCACCATTTTTCCCGATTAATGGGCGAGCAGTTCCCAGTTTTTGGCATGAAGGCCATTGGAATTGATGGCAAAGAAGAACCGCTTTCATCCATTCCTGCGGTAGCGGAACGATATTGCCAGGAGATTTTGCAGCACCGCCCGAGTGGGCCGATTGTGCTCAGCGGCTATTCTGTGGGTGGGCGAATTGCCTTTGAAACCGCTTTGCAGTTACGTCAGAAGGGAATCGATGTTCCGGCAGTGATCATCTACGATGCATTTGCACCCGGTTTTCCGAAACGAGGATCGTTGACTCAACGACTGTATCGCCACTTTAAGTATTTTGTGTTTGGAAGCTGGCAACAGAAGAAAGCCTACTTGAAAAAGTTCATCGGAAAGAACACCACGCCAACGGGTGTCGAAGACCAGCCAGGCGATCTGGAAGGATTGTTTGGCGAACGCGTGAAGC
- a CDS encoding DUF1501 domain-containing protein, translating to MLDRREILYSLGASLGSVAFTALMADEARQKPHLQAKAKACIFLTMEGGPSHIDTFDPKPRLGDLHLKEFTRTDKMQSAMSSGKRYYVASPFRFQKAGQSGATIATNWQHLAKVVDEICFYRGCQVDSVNHPTAMYQLNTGNRFGGDPAMGAWVTYGLGTENANLPGYVVLPEVSHPQGGAANWGNGFLPAMFQGTPFRAKGSPVLDLTPPGNVSREHQRLNLDLLEKLNKEHSRQRLERDDLVARMKSYELAFKMQAEVPELMNLDNEPQQTKDMYGLGKEPTDAFGRKCLLARRLVEKGVRFVQLYAGTWDSHDYIEKAHGNLVQQVDQPIAGLIADLKRTGLLDSTLVIWGGEFGRSPDNGVRMGTAFGRDHNPKAMSIWFAGGGVKAGHTIGQTDETGAEAVECVHHIRDLHVTILRLLGLDDTKLTYFHGGRFKQLSQFGGQVIKEIVA from the coding sequence ATGCTCGATCGAAGAGAAATCCTGTATTCGCTGGGTGCCTCGCTGGGCAGTGTGGCGTTTACTGCGTTGATGGCAGATGAGGCCAGACAGAAGCCCCACCTGCAGGCGAAAGCAAAAGCGTGCATCTTTCTTACCATGGAAGGTGGGCCCAGCCATATTGATACGTTTGATCCCAAACCCAGGCTGGGTGATCTGCACTTGAAAGAATTCACACGCACCGACAAAATGCAGTCGGCCATGTCCAGCGGCAAGCGTTATTATGTGGCATCGCCATTCCGGTTTCAGAAAGCGGGCCAAAGTGGTGCCACCATTGCAACAAACTGGCAGCACCTTGCCAAGGTAGTAGACGAGATCTGTTTTTATCGTGGTTGCCAGGTAGATTCAGTCAATCATCCCACAGCAATGTACCAACTGAACACAGGCAATCGTTTTGGTGGCGATCCCGCGATGGGCGCTTGGGTAACTTATGGCCTGGGTACAGAAAACGCGAATCTGCCAGGCTATGTGGTATTGCCAGAAGTCAGTCACCCCCAGGGTGGTGCTGCCAATTGGGGCAACGGTTTTCTGCCCGCGATGTTTCAAGGAACGCCATTTCGTGCGAAAGGTTCCCCTGTGCTGGATCTCACCCCACCCGGTAATGTTTCAAGAGAACATCAGCGGTTGAATCTGGATCTGCTGGAAAAACTGAACAAAGAGCATTCCAGGCAGCGTCTCGAGCGGGATGACCTGGTTGCCAGGATGAAAAGCTATGAACTGGCTTTCAAGATGCAGGCAGAAGTGCCCGAACTGATGAATCTGGACAATGAACCACAACAAACGAAGGACATGTATGGCCTTGGCAAAGAGCCCACTGATGCGTTTGGAAGGAAGTGCCTTCTGGCACGTCGGCTGGTGGAAAAAGGAGTGCGGTTCGTGCAGCTTTACGCTGGCACCTGGGACAGCCACGACTACATCGAAAAAGCCCACGGCAACCTGGTTCAGCAGGTCGATCAACCGATTGCAGGTTTAATTGCCGATTTGAAACGCACTGGCCTGCTCGATAGCACCCTGGTGATCTGGGGTGGGGAGTTCGGACGAAGCCCGGATAATGGCGTGCGGATGGGAACTGCCTTTGGCCGCGACCACAATCCCAAAGCAATGTCCATCTGGTTTGCAGGTGGGGGTGTCAAGGCGGGACATACGATTGGGCAAACAGACGAAACTGGTGCTGAAGCAGTAGAGTGCGTGCACCACATTAGAGATCTGCACGTCACCATCCTGCGTTTGCTGGGACTGGATGATACCAAGCTGACCTATTTCCACGGTGGACGGTTTAAACAACTCTCCCAATTTGGTGGGCAGGTAATCAAGGAGATTGTTGCATAG
- a CDS encoding TIGR03000 domain-containing protein gives MSSSYYAPAYGETPVASVPGNKARLVVNVPADAKLYANDQLTELSGTTRSFLTPELPGNGQFSYNLRVEYMANGERQTENRKVFVSAGQTTSADFTKTLTANVSSPVVVTLPENANLMVDGVRTNAKGPVAEFRTPELNRGQSYTYVFTAVINSNGTEEVVDKKVTFTAGEPIRVNFGDILPVRTASLSK, from the coding sequence ATGTCTTCCAGCTACTACGCACCAGCCTATGGCGAAACTCCTGTTGCCAGCGTGCCAGGCAACAAAGCACGCCTGGTGGTGAATGTTCCAGCAGATGCCAAGCTGTATGCCAACGATCAGTTGACCGAACTCAGTGGCACCACCCGTTCTTTCCTGACACCAGAACTGCCAGGTAACGGTCAGTTTTCTTACAACCTCCGCGTGGAATACATGGCCAACGGCGAACGCCAGACAGAAAACCGCAAGGTGTTTGTATCTGCTGGCCAGACCACCAGTGCCGACTTCACCAAAACCCTGACAGCAAATGTCAGCAGCCCCGTGGTAGTTACACTGCCCGAAAATGCCAATCTGATGGTAGATGGGGTACGCACCAATGCCAAAGGGCCAGTGGCAGAATTTCGCACGCCAGAACTGAACCGTGGGCAAAGCTATACCTACGTTTTCACCGCAGTGATCAATTCCAACGGCACCGAAGAAGTAGTGGACAAAAAAGTGACTTTTACCGCTGGAGAACCAATTCGCGTGAACTTTGGCGATATCCTGCCGGTCCGCACCGCTTCACTCAGCAAATAG